One Nicotiana sylvestris chromosome 12, ASM39365v2, whole genome shotgun sequence genomic window carries:
- the LOC104238783 gene encoding protein transport protein SEC16B homolog: protein MASNPPFLLEDQTDEDFFDKLVNDDDDDVGFNVTTPGPGLGMSSSPVYVHGIDSDEVKAFSNLSISDDTSTRADNIREKSSGFQATTSSAEPGLGLDASQVYVDGNGSDEVKAFANLSISDDGNSGVDTISSDKGVNCNAKTALIVEGNGEKKSSGSLVSLASGGSDGLLESSNGNMETEVTADKMENHTGGSGNSGVKEVGWSAFHADPVTNGDNSGFGSYMDFFSELGDTNDGDVIGNVEENVNKRSTVVPADQVHDTKQVHETSYLDNTSSSLTQGQDGYGYDATTGQVADGHDLNSSQYWEDLYPGWKYDANTGQWYQVDSIDSGANAQGSTDSNLVSDWAVSDGTPKVSYLQQAAQSVSGNAAESVTTESVTNWNQVSQLSNATENVENWNQASQTIDNGGVVTDWNQVSLASDAGGFTTDWNQASQINNGYPSHMVFDPQYPGWYYDTIALEWRSLESYTSSAQSTVQGEGQLDQTGLASQQTFSHNDDQRNYGHKENSGFQGFSSGGGDYNWSGSFGNYNQNSSNLSQNENVAKSYHVSEYRGSQQLENHYNQEFSTSSDVNRQMSNHYEGTVPYNAKAIQSQGNQGFFSGGGFGQQLSQPTLQQHEQKHASSDYYGSQTTANYSQQAFQSSQQFSHALAAGRSSAGRPPHALVTFGFGGKLIVMKDNSSFGNQSFGSQNPVGGSISVLNLMDVVSERVDTSSLAMGACEYTRTLCRQLFPGPLVGGSPSTKEFNKWIDERIANSESPDMDYRKGEVLRLLLSLLKIACQYYGKLRSPFGTEAVLKESDAPETAVAKLFASVKRNGMQFNQYGAVSQCLQQLPSEGQMRATAAEVQILLVSGRKKEALQVAQEGQLWGPALVLAAQLGEQFYGETVKQMALRQLVAGSPLRTLCLLIAGQPADVFTVDSTVQSGMPAVNVAQQPTQFGANVMLDDWEENLAVITANRTKDDELVLIHLGDCLWRERSDIVAAHICYLVAEANFEPYLDTARLCLVGADHLKFPRTYASPEAIQRTEIYEYSKVLGNSQFILLPFQPYKLLYAHMLAEVGRISDALKYCQALSKSLKTGRTPETETLRQLVSSLEERIKTHQQGGFSTNLAPGKLVGKLLNLFDSTAHRVVGGLPPPMPTSGSLQGNEQHHQFAGSRVSSSQSTMAMSSLMPSASMEPISEWAADSGRMSMHSRSVSEPDIGRTPRQDHVDSSKEASSSNTGSNASGAGGTSRFRRFSFGSQLLQKTVGLVLKPRQGRQAKLGETNKFYYDEKLKRWVEEGAELPAEEPAFAPPPTTAVFQNGAPDYNLKNVLKSESSICNNGFPEMKSPTSADNGSGIPPLPPTSNQFSARSRVGVRSRYVDTFNKGGGNPTNLFQSPSVPSIMPATAGNAKFFVPTPMSPVEETGNSTSNEQETSSNSENDSVTTVNGSFQFHAPTSSAPMQRFASMDNLSNKGAGTGSLSAYSRRTASWSGSFPDASSPNKSEVKPPGSRLSMPPSSFMPSDTNGSFGDDLHEVDL from the exons ATGGCTTCGAATCCTCCATTTCTACTGGAGGATCAGACGGATGAGGATTTCTTCGATAAATTGGTCAATGATGATGACGATGATGTTGGTTTTAATGTAACTACACCGGGCCCGGGCTTGGGCATGAGCTCGAGCCCGGTGTACGTCCATGGGATTGACTCTGATGAGGTTAAAGCATTTTCTAATCTCAGTATCAGTGATGATACCAGTACTAGAGCTGATAATATAAGGGAGAAGAGTAGTGGTTTTCAGGCAACTACATCGTCAGCAGAACCAGGATTGGGCTTGGACGCGAGCCAGGTCTACGTCGATGGGAATGGATCTGATGAGGTTAAAGCCTTTGCTAATCTCAGTATCAGTGATGATGGCAATAGTGGAGTTGATACTATAAGCAGTGATAAAGGTGTTAATTGCAATGCTAAAACAGCGTTAATTGTTGAGGGGAATGGAGAGAAGAAGAGTAGTGGTTCTTTAGTGTCATTGGCTTCTGGGGGGTCGGATGGTTTACTCGAGTCGAGCAATGGTAATATGGAGACTGAGGTAACGGCTGATAAGATGGAGAATCACACCGGTGGATCAGGAAACTCGGGTGTGAAGGAGGTTGGATGGAGTGCGTTTCATGCTGATCCAGTTACGAATGGCGATAATTCTGGGTTTGGATCATACATGGACTTTTTCAGTGAATTGGGGGATACTAATGATGGTGATGTAATTGGAAATGTTGAGGAGAATGTGAATAAGAGGTCAACTGTTGTGCCAGCCGATCAAGTTCATGACACGAAACAAGTTCATGAAACGTCGTATTTGGATAATACTAGCAGTTCGTTAACACAGGGTCAAGATGGTTACGGCTATGATGCTACCACAGGACAAGTTGCAGATGGACATGATCTAAACAGTAGTCAATACTGGGAAGATCTTTATCCGGGATGGAAGTATGATGCAAACACCGGGCAGTGGTATCAGGTTGATAGTATTGATTCAGGTGCTAATGCACAAGGGAGTACTGATTCTAATTTGGTTTCTGATTGGGCAGTTTCTGATGGAACACCGAAGGTCTCGTACCTACAGCAAGCTGCTCAGTCTGTTTCTGGTAATGCGGCCGAGAGTGTTACGACTGAGAGTGTCACTAATTGGAATCAGGTTTCCCAGCTAAGCAATGCTACTGAGAACGTGGAAAACTGGAATCAGGCTTCACAGACGATTGACAATGGCGGGGTTGTGACTGACTGGAATCAGGTGTCACTGGCTAGTGATGCAGGTGGTTTCACGACTGACTGGAATCAGGCCTCACAAATCAACAATGGGTATCCATCGCATATGGTTTTTGATCCTCAGTACCCTGGTTGGTATTACGATACGATTGCGCTTGAATGGCGCTCTCTAGAGAGCTACACATCGTCTGCTCAATCGACTGTTCAAGGTGAGGGCCAGCTGGATCAGACTGGTTTGGCTTCGCAGCAGACTTTCTCTCACAATGATGATCAAAGGAATTACGGGCACAAAGAGAATAGTGGATTCCAAGGGTTTAGCAGTGGAGGAGGAGATTACAACTGGTCCGGCTCTTTTGGTAATTACAATCAGAATAGCTCAAATTTGTCGCAAAATGAAAATGTTGCAAAGAGTTACCATGTATCAGAGTATAGGGGGAGCCAGCAATTAGAGAATCACTACAACCAAGAATTTTCTACAAGCAGCGATGTTAATAGGCAAATGTCTAATCATTATGAGGGAACAGTTCCATACAATGCAAAAGCAATTCAAAGTCAAGGTAACCAAGGCTTTTTCTCTGGTGGGGGTTTTGGTCAGCAACTTAGTCAGCCAACACTTCAGCAACATGAGCAAAAGCATGCCTCTAGTGATTATTACGGGAGTCAAACCACAGCCAATTATTCCCAGCAAGCATTTCAGAGCAGCCAGCAGTTTTCTCATGCTCTTGCTGCAGGAAGGTCATCTGCTGGCCGTCCACCACATGCTTTAGTCACTTTTGGTTTTGGTGGAAAACTGATTGTGATGAAAGATAATAGTTCCTTTGGAAACCAATCTTTTGGAAGTCAG AATCCTGTAGGAGGTTCAATATCTGTACTCAACTTGATGGATGTTGTCTCTGAGAGAGTTGACACTTCAAGCCTTGCGATGGGGGCATGTGAGTATACCCGAACTCTGTGCCGGCAATTATTCCCTGGTCCACTAGTTGGTGGAAGTCCCAGTACCAAGGAGTTTAATAAATGGATTGATGAGAGGATTGCAAACTCTGAATCTCCTGACATGGATTACAGGAAAGGCGAAGTTTTGAGGTTGCTTCTGTCATTGCTAAAAATAGCATGTCAGTATTATGGGAAACTTCGTTCTCCTTTTGGTACTGAGGCTGTGTTAAAG GAAAGCGATGCTCCAGAAACAGCGGTAGCAAAATTGTTTGCATCTGTGAAGAGGAATGGGATGCAATTCAATCAATATGGCGCTGTTTCCCAGTGCTTGCAGCAATTGCCTTCTGAAGGACAGATGCGG GCTACTGCTGCTGAGGTTCAAATTCTTCTAGTTTCTGGAAGAAAGAAAGAAGCATTACAAGTTGCACAAGAGGGTCAGTTGTGGGGGCCAGCTCTTGTTCTCGCTGCACAACTTGGTGAACAG TTCTATGGAGAAACGGTGAAGCAAATGGCACTTCGACAGTTAGTAGCAGGGTCTCCTTTGCGGACACTATGCCTATTAATTGCAGGTCAACCGGCTGATGTCTTTACTGTAGATTCTACAGTTCAAAGTGGCATGCCTGCTGTAAATGTGGCTCAGCAGCCTACACAG TTTGGTGCTAATGTCatgctggatgactgggaagAGAATTTGGCTGTGATCACTGCAAACAGAACGAAGGATGACGAACTGGTGCTTATTCATCTTGGTGATTGTTTGTGGAGAGAGAGGAGTGAT ATTGTTGCTGCACACATTTGCTATCTAGTGGCCGAAGCAAACTTTGAACCATATTTAGATACAGCGAGATTGTGTCTTGTGGGTGCGGATCACTTGAAATTTCCCCGAACTTATGCTAGTCCTGAGGCTATTCAG AGGACTGAGATTTATGAATACTCGAAGGTGCTGGGGAATTCTCAATTTATTCTCCTTCCTTTTCAACCATATAAACTTCTGTATGCACACATGTTAGCTGAAGTTGGGAGGATATCAGACGCATTAAA GTACTGTCAAGCATTGTCGAAATCACTTAAAACTGGCCGAACCCCTGAGACGGAAACATTGAGACAGTTAGTGTCATCTCTTGAGGAAAGGATTAAAACTCACCAACAG GGAGGGTTCTCCACAAATTTGGCTCCTGGAAAATTGGTTGGTAAATTGCTTAACCTTTTTGATAGCACGGCTCATCGTGTTGTTGGGGGCTTACCACCACCAATGCCAACAAGTGGCAGTTTACAAGGGAATGAACAACATCATCAGTTTGCGGGGTCTAGAGTTTCAAGTAGTCAGTCAACAATGGCAATGTCATCACTGATGCCCTCAGCATCTATGGAGCCAATAAGTGAATGGGCAGCAGATAGCGGTAGAATGTCAATGCACAGTAGAAGTGTTTCAGAGCCTGACATTGGGAGAACTCCAAGACAG GATCACGTTGACTCGTCAAAGGAAGCAAGCTCAAGTAACACAGGAAGCAATGCATCGGGAGCTGGAGGGACATCACGCTTTCGTCGCTTTAGCTTTGGCTCCCAGCTTCTCCAGAAAACTGTTGGATTAGTCCTCAAACCTCGTCAAGGCCGCCAG GCAAAATTGGGTGAAACGAATAAATTTTATTATGATGAAAAACTTAAAAGATGGGTAGAGGAAGGGGCTGAACTTCCTGCTGAGGAACCGGCCTTTGCACCTCCACCAACCACTGCAGTTTTCCAGAATGGAGCACCAGATTATAACTTGAAGAATGTATTAAAAAGTGAAAGTTCTATATGCAACAATGGATTTCCGGAAATGAAGAGTCCAACTTCTGCTGATAATGGTTCGGGAATCCCACCTCTTCCGCCTACCTCCAACCAATTCTCGGCTCGTAGTCGTGTGGGTGTCCGGTCAAG GTATGTTGACACATTCAACAAAGGTGGTGGTAATCCAACAAATCTTTTCCAATCACCTTCTGTTCCTTCCATAATGCCTGCTACTGCTGGCAATGCCAAGTTTTTTGTTCCCACCCCAATGTCTCCTGTTGAAGAGACGGGGAACAGTACTTCCAATGAGCAAGAAACTTCAAGTAATAGCGAGAATGATTCAGTCACTACTGTTAATGGATCGTTCCAGTTTCATGCACCAACATCAAGTGCGCCTATGCAAAGATTTGCAAGCATGGACAACCTCTCAAATAAAGGAGCTGGCACTGGCTCTCTATCAGCTTACTCCCGGCGAACTGCATCATGGAGTGGAAGCTTTCCTGATGCTTCCTCCCCTAATAAATCTGAAGTAAAACCACCAGGCAGTAGATTGAGTATGCCTCCGTCATCATTCATGCCTAGTGATACTAATGGCAGTTTTGGTGATGACCTTCATGAAGTAGACCTGTGA
- the LOC104238790 gene encoding uncharacterized protein, which yields MAEVYGVSFYSDQIEVTVTKNAIVVNDWILHTYHTHRRRLHKLLIGLDIEWLPYFNPKDKQPVALLQLCVGRRCLLFQLLHKDSMPGDLAQFLSNPNFTFVGVGVEGDAEKLMCDHGLFVANTVDLNRLALLYYGEYVYGKMGLKRMAKAVLGKVREKPENVTLSKRDAENLSYEQVEYGAIDAFVSFEIGKKLFNEMAEREKELNCHFQPLNCHYAPRQLLQETQGMFQNLALF from the coding sequence ATGGCTGAAGTGTACGGAGTTTCTTTCTACAGTGATCAAATAGAAGTTACTGTAACGAAGAATGCAATTGTTGTTAATGACTGGATTTTGCATACTTATCATACTCATAGGCGAAGACTGCACAAACTCCTTATTGGTCTTGATATCGAGTGGCTCCCTTATTTCAATCCAAAAGACAAACAACCAGTTGCTCTTCTCCAACTTTGTGTAGGCCGACGTTGCCTTCTTTTTCAACTCCTACACAAAGATTCCATGCCCGGAGACCTCGCACAATTTCTGAGTAACCCAAATTTCACATTCGTTGGTGTCGGGGTTGAGGGAGATGCTGAGAAGTTGATGTGTGATCACGGGCTTTTTGTGGCGAATACTGTGGATTTGAACCGACTTGCATTGTTGTATTATGGAGAATATGTGTATGGAAAGATGGGGTTGAAGAGAATGGCAAAAGCAGTACTTGGGAAAGTAAGGGAAAAGCCAGAGAATGTTACTTTGAGTAAGAGGGATGCTGAGAATTTGAGCTATGAACAAGTTGAATATGGTGCtattgatgcttttgtgtcgttTGAGATTGgaaagaaattgtttaatgaAATGGCAGAGAGAGAGAAGGAATTGAATTGCCATTTTCAGCCACTGAATTGCCACTATGCGCCACGGCAGCTGTTACAAGAGACACAAGGGATGTTTCAAAATCTTGCACTGTTTTGA